In one window of Ovis aries strain OAR_USU_Benz2616 breed Rambouillet chromosome 3, ARS-UI_Ramb_v3.0, whole genome shotgun sequence DNA:
- the PCARE gene encoding photoreceptor cilium actin regulator yields MGCTPSHSDLVNSVAKSGIQFFKKPKAILPGHQRASERGSLPLLVQSSTCYDPGGGSSQGQQAEQPSPRWTQTMADSLCQLTRDPTAGKAKDMERLIPETKTSPSQLNKSQSCMATDIPFKRQSSHGSQGVAFSGEESEENNTQETSKWAKRPKCHRSSKQGHYCQTILPAQQSEDKVDFPDPLVKAHQRTYTYLHACLSKYEAVLSITHRATQTHELLQPMVSFLMLCFDEVNQLLGEIAKDGDKLLQEVQKDLAWPLRKGEAQEQPDLLQQLLQYTVSKLQELSSTVALLTSSLLEGSGSYLHAAAAHLGNKLSTKRGADEHLLRALGHLESLASSHSDPEAWDLPLCSEDSGIGADNESVQLADKLGKQASWDLVPEAAEWRPAISPTVEARLSGHTWQQSPFRMGLDGPQDCPLSRPLTAKVYPAVQGGSGSPWPSVAGPENTASRPWGLGQSTPCGPSGMGTSSEAHLSKGSRCMDTPSLSEGEDSSSEEEEDEGSHTNPRTWQENASHPRPRSSPASAESPFQPHPRRLRSPQAREMVLKMKEAISERIKFVPVPSEHQDWMEEEERTTMPPRPSTASGSRRAPSRQRRSQSEGCLKSHTEDPTLQELRRVQRDLSQRLEAFYSLGSQWQGQSQEPVTQPRAARLRPDNRCQVVPSSTISKLKSSLTKNFSILPSQDKSILQKCCSRPEGEQPWQGKAEGLPNIIPPGERAGEAPAVRDQTIRSCPTRTSVKKLIETFSPTESLRTLGDSRDSGPSPCPKKWGVPTMPPRFPIYRGLAPLYPKPRISPALGGESLRMGPGWRPLVPTFPCLLTAEAAKSEDLNWETEENPEDLPPPPLEILMDQSFTSLEPSESGEVAESPLEGTHVPGLGGTGSARRMWASPRLRVSMSPTDLLPSKSTATLTRARSAEPGNSKGGCNTGKLALDFNHPPAASGNPEVQGSRAQSQVRADRASSLSKPPRKVIHWLHSSHTSRQNRISESGLIRPMRGPHSPEAPRQTQGRSPVLVRKASPTRAHWTPRVDKRHSGLPSTHRSAQPSAPCVHGSPSPPLSPPVSPRVLSPPIVKKRASPPLQHKLPSPPSASPLAQHKISSPPPQCTEACSLASGPSPSPPASPSQRPKETQDSEDCRAATASGNTRSIFCPATSSLFEAKLPVSTVHPLTPSSLPPEAGSPLETPTGGWRGSSGTRMRADSQRGTTLCALNPQPFIRRSACDPRPGVRLHLPVPDATSSACESQHGQSSSSEESPKDTEPRNSPCGLELKGSGRGVPSPELCVLGHGLQREASVGHAQDKSQQKEVT; encoded by the exons ATGGGATGCACACCTTCCCACAGTGATCTTGTTAACAGTGTTGCCAAGAGTGGcatccagttttttaaaaagcccaaagCAATTCTGCCAGGACATCAGAGGGCCAGTGAAAGAGGCTCCCTCCCTTTGCTGGTTCAAAGTTCCACCTGCTATGACCCTGGAGGGGGCTCGTCACAGGGACAACAGGCAGAACAGCCTAGTCCCAGGTGGACCCAGACCATGGCTGACAGTCTCTGTCAGCTCACCAGGGATCCCACTGCAGGCAAAGCAAAAGATATGGAGAGACTGATTCCAGAAACAAAAACCTCCCCGTCCCAGCTGAACAAATCACAAAGCTGCATGGCTACGGACATTCCATTCAAGAGACAGAGCTCCCATGGGTCACAAGGGGTAGCCTTTTCCGgggaagagagtgaagaaaataATACCCAGGAGACTTCCAAATGGGCAAAGAGACCAAAGTGTCACAGGTCGAGCAAGCAGGGTCATTACTGCCAAACCATCCTTCCTGCCCAACAGTCTGAAGACAAGGTGGACTTCCCCGACCCCCTGGTAAAGGCCCACCAGCGCACGTACACCTATCTGCATGCCTGCCTCTCCAAATATGAAGCAGTTCTGAGCATCACCCATCGGGCTACCCAGACCCACGagctgctgcagcccatggtcaGCTTCCTGATGCTGTGTTTCGATGAGGTCAACCAGCTCTTGGGGGAGATTGCCAAGGATGGAGATAAGCTCCTCCAGGAGGTTCAGAAGGATCTGGCTTGGCCGTTGAGGAAAGGAGAGGCCCAGGAGCAGCCAGATCTCCTGCAGCAGCTTCTGCAGTACACagtgagcaagctgcaggagctCAGCAGCACGGTGGCCTTGCTCACCAGCAGCCTCCTGGAGGGCTCTGGCAGCTACCTCCACGCCGCTGCAGCCCACCTGGGGAACAAGCTGAGCACAAAGAGGGGTGCAGATGAACACCTCCTCAGGGCTCTGGGGCACCTGGAGAGCTTGGCGAGCAGCCACAGCGACCCTGAAGCATGGGATCTACCCCTGTGCTCTGAGGACAGTGGCATCGGTGCGGACAATGAGTCTGTGCAGCTAGCAGACAAGCTGGGCAAGCAAGCCAGCTGGGACTTAGTGCCAGAGGCTGCAGAGTGGAGGCCGGCGATTTCACCCACAGTGGAGGCCAGGCTGTCAGGACACACCTGGCAGCAAAGTCCATTCCGGATGGGTTTAGACGGACCCCAGGACTGCCCACTCTCAAGGCCTCTCACAGCTAAGGTTTATCCAGCAGTGCAGGGTGGATCAGGGAGCCCCTGGCCCTCCGTTGCAGGCCCAGAAAATACTGCCTCCAGGCCTTGGGGGCTGGGCCAAAGCACTCCGTGTGGTCCCTCTGGGATGGGGACTTCCAGTGAAGCACACCTTTCTAAAGGCTCCAGGTGCATGGACACTCCATCCCTCAGTGAAGGTGAGGACAGCagctcagaggaggaggaggacgaagGGAGCCACACGAACCCACGCACCTGGCAGGAAAACGCTTCCCATCCAAGGCCGCGGTCCTCACCTGCCAGTGCTGAAAGCCCATTTCAGCCACACCCCCGGAGACTCAGGAGCCCCCAGGCCCGGGAGATGGTTCTGAAGATGAAGGAAGCGATCAGTGAAAGGATCAAGTTTGTTCCTGTGCCCTCGGAGCACCAGGACTggatggaggaagaggagaggaccACGATGCCCCcgagacccagcacggccagcGGCAGCAGGAGGGCCCCCTCGAGGCAGAGGAGGTCCCAGTCTGAGGGGTGTCTGAAGAGCCACACAGAGGATCCCACCCTCCAGGAGCTGCGGAGGGTCCAGAGGGACCTCAGCCAGAGGCTGGAGGCGTTTTACAGCCTGGGCTCCCAATGGCAGGGGCAGAGCCAAGAGCCAGTCACACAGCCCAGAGCTGCAAGGCTGAGGCCAGACAACCGCTGCCAGGTGGTCCCGAGCAGCACCATCAGCAAGCTAAAGTCATCCCTCACCAAGAACTTCAGCATTTTGCCAAGTCAGGACAAAAGCATCCTGCAGAAGTGCTGCTCCCGCCCTGAGGGAGAACAGCCCTGGCAGGGAAAAGCTGAGGGGCTCCCAAACATCATCCCACCGGGTGAGAGGGCCGGTGAGGCTCCAGCGGTCAGGGACCAGACCATCAGGAGCTGTCCCACCAGAACATCAGTCAAGAAACTCATTGAAACCTTCAGTCCCACTGAGAGTCTAAGGACGCTAGGGGATTCCCGGGACTCGGGGCCAAGCCCCTGCCCCAAGAAGTGGGGGGTCCCCACCATGCCTCCCAGATTCCCTATTTACAGAGGGCTGGCCCCATTGTATCCAAAGCCTCGGATTTCTCCAGCATTGGGTGGAGAATCTCTCAGGATGGGCCCAGGCTGGAGGCCCTTAGTTCCTACCTTTCCCTGTCTGCTCACAGCTGAAGCAGCCAAGAGTGAGGACCTTAACTGGGAAACAGAGGAGAACCCAGAGGATCTCCCTCCGCCGCCTCTGGAAATTCTGATGGACCAATCATTCACTTCTCTGGAGCCCTCTGAGAGCGGCGAGGTGGCAGAGAGCCCCCTTGAAGGGACCCACGTGCCAgggctgggagggactggctcTGCCCGGAGAATGTGGGCTTCCCCAAGGCTAAGAGTCTCCATGAGCCCCACTGACTTGCTGCCCAGCAAGAGCACCGCCACCCTCACCAGGGCCCGCAGTGCAGAGCCAGGGAACAGCAAGGGTGGCTGCAATACCGGAAAGCTCGCCTTGGACTTCAACCACCCACCAGCAGCTAGCGGAAACCCAGAGGTGCAGGGCAGCAGGGCGCAGAGTCAGGTAAGGGCAGACAGGGCCTCAAGCCTCTCCAAGCCTCCCCGGAAGGTCATCCACTGGCTCCATTCCAGCCACACATCCAGGCAGAACAGGATCTCAGAATCCGGCCTGATCAGGCCGATGCGGGGACCACATTCTCCCGAGGCCCCAAGGCAGACCCAAGGCCGAAGCCCTGTGCTAGTCAGGAAGGCCTCTCCCACAAGGGCACACTGGACGCCCAGAGTGGACAAGAGGCACTCGGGCCTGCCCTCCACTCACAGATCTGCCCAGCCAAGTGCACCCTGTGTACATGGGTCCCCTAGCCCACCCCTCAGCCCTCCAGTGAGTCCCAGGGTGCTAAGCCCCCCAATAGTGAAGAAACGagcttcccctcccctccagcacAAGCTGCCCAGCCCTCCCTCAGCAAGCCCGCTCGCTCAGCACAAGATCTCCAGTCCCCCTCCCCAGTGCACAGAAGCCTGTTCCCTGGCCTCtggcccctccccctctcccccagcaTCTCCCAGTCAGCGGCCCAAGGAAACACAAGATTCTGAAGACTGTCGGGCAGCCACGGCATCTGGAAACACACGTTCCATTTTCTGCCCAGCCACCTCCTCTCTGTTTGAAGCTAAACTACCAGTCTCAACAGTACATCCACTCACCCCATCATCGCTGCCCCCTGAAGCTGGGAGTCCTCTTGAGACCCCCACAGGAGGCTGGAGGGGCAGCTCAGGGACACGAATGAGGGCAGATTCACAGCGAGGGACAACTCTGTGTGCCCTGAACCCTCAACCTTTCATCCGAAGGTCAGCCTGTGACCCCCGGCCGGGCGTCCGCCTTCACCTGCCTGTCCCGGATGCCACCAGCAGCGCTTGTGAATCCCAGCATGGCCAGAGCAG CAGCAGCGAGGAGAGCCCCAAGGACACAGAGCCACGGAACAGCCCCTGTGGCCTAGAACTGAAGGGCAGCGGCAGGGGTGTGCCATCCCCAGAGCTCTGTGTGCTGGGCCACGGGCTGCAGCGAGAGGCCAGCGTGGGCCATGCCCAGGACAAGTCCCAGCAGAAGGAAGTGACCTGA